The Zobellia alginiliquefaciens genome contains a region encoding:
- a CDS encoding DJ-1/PfpI family protein — translation MNKLYLILLALSLFFSCNLPKEQPKSTYNSKRTLPEISPDRYNVAFLIMNGTFNTELTAPYDIFQHTKFRKNIKAMNTFTVANTLEPITTFEGLRLLPDFDYTKDDLPPIDILVVPSAEHHLDTDLKDTAMLDFVRKIDSSALFMTSHCDGAFVLAKAGVLNNKVSTTFPSDIDTYKKMFPKLQVADSVLFVHDGKYITSAGGAKSFEASLYLCEYLYGKEVADSLARGLVIDWSLEQTPHLTIDQ, via the coding sequence ATGAATAAACTTTACCTAATACTACTCGCCCTAAGCCTTTTCTTTTCGTGCAACCTACCAAAAGAGCAACCAAAATCCACATACAATTCAAAAAGAACATTACCTGAAATTTCACCTGACCGCTACAATGTAGCCTTTTTAATTATGAATGGAACTTTCAATACGGAACTTACAGCTCCATATGATATTTTTCAGCATACCAAGTTTCGAAAAAACATTAAGGCCATGAATACATTTACGGTTGCCAACACTTTAGAACCCATTACTACTTTTGAAGGCCTACGCCTATTACCGGATTTTGATTACACCAAAGATGACCTACCTCCTATAGATATTTTAGTCGTACCTAGTGCAGAACATCATTTAGATACCGATTTAAAAGATACTGCTATGCTAGACTTTGTCCGAAAAATAGATAGTTCCGCTTTATTCATGACCAGCCATTGTGATGGCGCATTTGTCTTGGCGAAAGCCGGTGTTCTTAATAACAAAGTATCCACCACATTCCCTAGTGATATTGACACCTACAAAAAAATGTTCCCTAAACTACAAGTAGCAGATAGTGTACTATTTGTTCACGATGGAAAATATATAACTTCAGCAGGAGGTGCCAAAAGTTTTGAAGCTTCCCTTTACCTCTGCGAATATTTATATGGAAAAGAAGTAGCGGACTCCCTAGCCAGAGGCTTGGTTATAGACTGGAGCCTAGAACAAACTCCCCACTTAACTATAGATCAATAA
- a CDS encoding DUF4197 domain-containing protein produces the protein MKKLIILFFALSLTSCHELQQVVNQLPQGEAGLGNDQIAAGLRQALDKGIQSQVSKLTQEDGFLKNEAVKILLPEELQKVDKTLRDIGLGSLADEGLKVLNRAAEDAVGEATPIFVDAVKGITFSDAKNILLGSDNAATQYLTSATQTQLYAKFNPVIKNSFSKVGADKIWSNLITKYNNIPLTKKVNPDLTDYVTQEALNGVYTMIAVEEKEIRNNTASRTTDLLKRVFSLQD, from the coding sequence ATGAAAAAACTTATCATATTATTTTTCGCATTGAGCCTAACGTCATGCCACGAACTTCAACAGGTCGTTAACCAGTTACCGCAGGGCGAAGCAGGACTAGGCAATGACCAAATTGCCGCCGGATTAAGACAGGCCCTGGACAAGGGTATTCAAAGCCAAGTGAGCAAACTTACTCAAGAAGATGGATTCTTAAAGAACGAAGCCGTAAAAATATTACTGCCAGAGGAGCTGCAAAAAGTAGATAAAACCCTTAGAGACATAGGTCTTGGCAGCCTAGCCGATGAAGGTCTTAAAGTTTTAAACCGAGCTGCAGAAGATGCCGTAGGCGAAGCCACCCCTATTTTTGTTGATGCTGTAAAAGGTATCACTTTTAGCGATGCCAAGAACATTTTACTAGGTAGCGATAATGCAGCTACACAATATTTAACCTCAGCTACCCAAACACAACTTTACGCAAAATTCAACCCGGTAATTAAAAATTCTTTTAGCAAAGTAGGGGCTGATAAAATCTGGAGTAACCTTATTACCAAATACAACAATATACCCCTGACCAAAAAAGTAAATCCTGATTTAACGGACTATGTAACCCAAGAAGCACTTAACGGAGTTTACACTATGATCGCCGTAGAAGAAAAGGAAATAAGAAACAATACCGCATCAAGAACAACAGACCTTTTAAAGCGTGTTTTCAGCCTGCAAGATTAA
- a CDS encoding Lrp/AsnC family transcriptional regulator, translated as MNIDDLNWKILKRLQANARETFADIGRQVGLTAPAVAERIKKMEDLGIIEGYITKVSHAKTGHHLKAIITLRAFMGKLKPFLETVKTYKEVVNCYRITGNENIVMEVVLRDQFHLERFIDKLIQYGETRTHIILSNVVSSAPIGKDTF; from the coding sequence ATGAATATAGATGATTTGAACTGGAAAATACTGAAAAGGCTTCAGGCAAATGCACGTGAAACCTTTGCGGATATTGGTAGGCAAGTAGGGCTTACGGCACCTGCTGTGGCGGAGCGTATAAAGAAGATGGAGGACCTGGGAATTATAGAAGGATACATAACTAAAGTCTCGCACGCGAAAACAGGTCATCATCTTAAAGCCATCATAACCTTACGAGCTTTTATGGGGAAATTAAAACCTTTTTTGGAGACCGTAAAAACGTATAAGGAGGTGGTGAACTGTTATCGGATTACCGGAAATGAGAATATTGTTATGGAAGTAGTTTTAAGGGATCAGTTCCATTTAGAGCGGTTTATAGATAAACTTATTCAGTATGGGGAGACACGCACGCATATTATACTTTCTAATGTGGTATCTAGTGCTCCCATAGGTAAGGATACCTTTTAA
- a CDS encoding mechanosensitive ion channel family protein, producing the protein MNLDKINEYAQIAIDKAVFYIPRIFLAGLILWIGFKLAKKIVELVRKALEKTGFSETLRPFLSSIVGVLLKGTVLFVIATVLGADLTGLFAILAAAAFAVGMALQGSLGNFASGILILTLKPFKVSDWIQVDDKFGRVVEIGIFSTDVLTPGNKILIIPNSMITESVVTNYSEKGMIRLELEVTMPYEESFPKVKQVLRDALKEVEKILPEPTPEIGILDFDSHNVQLIVRPFVLPDDFWEVTFNANKSIKKAFSAHDIKVAYSEGVEIGKIGE; encoded by the coding sequence ATGAACTTGGATAAAATAAATGAGTACGCCCAGATTGCCATAGATAAGGCGGTTTTCTATATACCTAGAATTTTCTTAGCTGGTCTCATTTTGTGGATTGGCTTTAAGCTTGCCAAGAAAATAGTTGAACTTGTTAGAAAAGCCTTGGAGAAAACCGGGTTTTCGGAAACATTACGTCCGTTTTTATCTTCTATAGTAGGGGTATTGCTTAAAGGAACGGTTCTTTTTGTGATCGCTACGGTTCTGGGGGCGGATCTTACCGGACTTTTTGCGATATTGGCTGCAGCTGCTTTTGCCGTTGGTATGGCCTTGCAGGGTAGCTTGGGTAATTTTGCTTCGGGTATTTTAATATTGACGCTAAAACCTTTTAAGGTCAGTGATTGGATTCAGGTAGATGATAAGTTCGGTAGAGTAGTAGAAATTGGCATTTTTAGTACAGATGTCCTTACACCCGGTAATAAAATATTGATTATTCCTAATTCAATGATAACAGAATCCGTGGTGACCAACTATTCAGAAAAAGGAATGATCAGGTTGGAATTAGAGGTAACCATGCCTTATGAAGAAAGCTTTCCAAAAGTAAAACAGGTTTTAAGAGATGCCTTAAAAGAAGTTGAAAAAATACTGCCGGAACCTACTCCTGAAATCGGGATTTTAGATTTTGATTCACATAACGTACAGTTGATAGTACGGCCATTTGTATTACCGGATGATTTTTGGGAAGTAACCTTTAATGCCAACAAATCTATCAAAAAGGCCTTTAGTGCCCATGATATTAAGGTGGCATACTCAGAAGGGGTGGAAATAGGAAAAATAGGGGAGTAG
- a CDS encoding T9SS type B sorting domain-containing protein — protein MKILTFLFLLLSSCGLWGQINVDDTSYSVEELVKDVLINSNCAETANYTSKTGLEEGVNGIGYFSANGSDFPYEEGIVLSTGRARLAEGPNNDIHDGGSENWAGDADLKSITGSDVLFNASYIQFDFVPHTNHISFNFLFASEEYQENFQCTFGDVFAFILTDAQGISTNLAVIPNNKLPVSVTTIRPGVDGECGAKNVSYFDKINGVSSAISFHGQTTSLTAESPVVPNSSYTIKLVIADNRDSKVDSAVFLEAGSFSLGYDLGEDRTVASGNPACINETIALDATVEGVTDYRWFKNNIEITDWSGVSQVAVTESGGYRVELVFSESCVATGTLEAEFIPAPVIDAEPDSLFFCDVDATGSEVIDLSVNSRSILGEQDVNIYQVTYYTSLEDAEAYENAIEDAENYELVNSKKTIFARISSGDSCYEIALFDVNLLGLDFQSELQEEYILCLGVNGETLEPLPVLNTGLSSTAYNFAWYRENVSEENLIAGATDAFYMASEEGAYVVSLQNVELGCEFPLYTQVVASPQAEVFEVVFVSDPFTDNNIVEISAEGQGSYLYSVDDSNFSSEHRFENLSPGEHVAYITDIHNCSVLSKEFMVVDYPKFFTPNGDGVNDVWAIVGFPQIEDPAVSIYNQYGALLHQLNGSFAWDGTFNGKNAPSSDYWFKVEYTKDGIRKEFKSHFALKR, from the coding sequence ATGAAAATATTAACTTTTTTATTCCTGCTATTGTCCTCTTGTGGGCTTTGGGGGCAAATCAATGTTGATGATACCAGTTATTCGGTAGAGGAGTTGGTGAAAGATGTCCTAATCAATAGTAATTGTGCGGAAACAGCTAATTATACTTCAAAAACGGGCTTAGAAGAAGGTGTGAACGGCATAGGTTATTTTAGTGCCAATGGTTCTGATTTTCCTTATGAAGAAGGAATAGTTCTCAGTACTGGACGAGCTAGGTTAGCCGAGGGTCCTAATAATGATATTCATGATGGAGGGAGTGAAAATTGGGCGGGAGATGCCGATTTAAAATCGATAACCGGGTCGGATGTTCTTTTTAATGCCTCGTACATACAATTTGATTTTGTTCCGCATACCAACCACATCAGTTTTAATTTCTTATTTGCATCAGAAGAATATCAGGAAAACTTTCAATGTACGTTTGGGGATGTTTTTGCCTTTATATTGACGGATGCGCAAGGTATTTCTACAAATTTGGCGGTAATTCCCAATAATAAGTTGCCTGTTAGTGTAACCACTATCAGACCTGGAGTAGATGGAGAATGCGGTGCTAAAAATGTTTCTTATTTTGATAAGATAAACGGAGTTAGTTCGGCCATATCTTTTCATGGGCAGACCACTAGTTTAACCGCAGAATCACCTGTAGTGCCCAACAGTTCATACACCATTAAGTTGGTCATTGCGGATAATAGGGATTCAAAAGTAGATTCGGCTGTATTTTTAGAAGCGGGTAGTTTTTCTTTGGGGTATGATTTAGGTGAGGATAGGACTGTTGCCAGCGGAAACCCAGCTTGTATTAACGAGACTATAGCTTTGGATGCAACCGTAGAAGGTGTTACGGATTACAGGTGGTTTAAGAATAATATTGAAATTACGGATTGGTCAGGGGTTTCACAAGTAGCTGTTACGGAAAGCGGTGGTTATCGTGTAGAGCTTGTTTTTTCCGAATCGTGTGTGGCTACCGGAACATTGGAAGCTGAATTTATTCCCGCTCCGGTAATTGATGCTGAGCCGGATTCATTGTTTTTCTGTGATGTTGATGCCACTGGAAGTGAGGTTATAGATTTATCGGTCAATAGTCGGTCTATTCTAGGGGAACAGGACGTAAACATATATCAGGTTACGTATTATACTTCATTAGAGGACGCTGAAGCTTACGAAAATGCTATTGAAGATGCAGAGAATTATGAGCTGGTAAATTCAAAGAAAACCATTTTTGCGAGAATATCCTCTGGAGATAGTTGTTATGAGATTGCCTTGTTTGATGTGAATTTATTAGGACTTGATTTTCAATCGGAATTGCAAGAGGAGTACATTCTTTGTCTGGGGGTCAATGGAGAAACACTGGAACCTTTGCCTGTTTTAAATACAGGACTTTCTTCCACGGCTTATAACTTTGCCTGGTACAGGGAAAATGTTTCTGAGGAAAATTTGATAGCAGGTGCAACGGATGCTTTTTATATGGCAAGCGAAGAAGGTGCTTATGTGGTAAGTCTTCAGAATGTGGAGTTGGGGTGTGAATTTCCTTTGTATACCCAAGTGGTTGCTTCGCCACAAGCCGAAGTTTTTGAAGTTGTATTTGTCTCGGACCCCTTCACGGATAATAATATTGTAGAAATTTCTGCTGAAGGGCAGGGGAGTTACCTTTATAGTGTTGATGATTCTAATTTTTCTTCGGAACATAGGTTCGAAAATTTAAGTCCGGGAGAGCACGTGGCATATATTACGGATATTCATAATTGTAGTGTGCTTTCCAAGGAATTTATGGTAGTGGATTATCCTAAGTTTTTTACGCCTAATGGAGATGGAGTAAATGATGTGTGGGCCATTGTGGGCTTTCCTCAGATTGAGGACCCGGCCGTTAGTATTTATAACCAATATGGAGCGCTGCTCCATCAATTAAATGGAAGTTTTGCGTGGGACGGAACGTTTAATGGAAAAAATGCACCCTCCAGTGATTATTGGTTTAAAGTAGAATACACCAAAGACGGAATCAGAAAAGAATTTAAGAGTCATTTTGCTTTAAAAAGATAG
- a CDS encoding alpha/beta fold hydrolase, giving the protein MLNYVTYLHQESDSWVTFVHGAGGSSSIWYKQLREFRKHFNVLLLDLRGHGDSQPGLKDAFNDKYTFDYITEDILEVLDFLKIQKSHFIGISLGTVLIRNLAEQYPGRVESMVLGGAIIRLDMRFRILMGFGGLFKSLVPYIWLYKLFTFAIMPDGNHKESRLLFVREAKKMYQKEFVRWYKMGSQINRLLRFFRAGDINIPTLYVMGGEDYLFLPSVKKMVQKQAQSSLLTIEHCGHVVNVEQPQLFNRFVIDFVADVNRG; this is encoded by the coding sequence TTGCTGAATTACGTAACATATTTACATCAAGAATCGGATTCTTGGGTCACCTTTGTGCATGGAGCTGGAGGCAGCTCTTCTATTTGGTACAAACAACTAAGGGAATTTAGAAAACACTTTAACGTTTTGCTTCTAGACCTTAGAGGGCATGGTGATTCCCAACCTGGTCTAAAGGATGCTTTCAATGATAAGTATACTTTTGATTATATCACGGAAGATATCTTAGAGGTATTGGATTTTCTTAAAATTCAAAAATCTCATTTTATAGGAATTTCATTGGGTACCGTACTGATTAGAAATTTAGCGGAACAGTATCCTGGCCGTGTAGAAAGCATGGTGTTGGGTGGGGCCATTATAAGGTTAGATATGCGCTTTAGGATTTTAATGGGCTTTGGTGGTCTATTTAAGTCATTAGTTCCTTATATCTGGTTGTACAAACTATTTACTTTTGCCATTATGCCGGACGGTAATCACAAAGAGTCTAGATTGCTTTTCGTGAGGGAAGCAAAAAAGATGTATCAAAAAGAGTTTGTACGTTGGTATAAGATGGGGTCGCAAATCAACAGGTTGTTACGTTTTTTTAGAGCGGGAGATATCAACATTCCAACTTTATATGTTATGGGAGGAGAGGATTATCTTTTTCTTCCGTCCGTTAAGAAAATGGTGCAGAAGCAAGCCCAATCTAGTTTGTTGACCATTGAGCACTGCGGTCATGTAGTTAATGTAGAACAACCACAATTGTTTAATCGTTTTGTCATTGATTTTGTGGCTGATGTAAATAGAGGGTAA
- the pyrF gene encoding orotidine-5'-phosphate decarboxylase codes for MTTEQLVAQIRKKKSFLCIGLDTDLEKIPPHLLSEEDPIFAFNKAIIDATHDVCVSYKPNIAFYEAYGIEGWQSLDKTIKYINSNYPEIFTIADAKRGDIGNTSTRYAKAFFEDMEFDSVTIAPYMGKDSVEPFLAFENKYTILLALTSNVGAFDYQTKLIEGKELYKIVLETSKTYKNSENLMYVVGATKAEYLKDIRKIIPKSFLLVPGVGAQGGSLKEVCENGMSENVGLLVNSSRGIIYASTGSDFADAARHKAIELQRQMAELL; via the coding sequence ATGACCACTGAACAACTTGTTGCCCAAATCAGAAAGAAAAAATCATTTCTATGCATCGGTCTTGACACCGATTTGGAAAAAATTCCACCTCATTTGTTATCCGAAGAAGACCCAATATTCGCCTTTAATAAAGCAATTATTGATGCTACGCACGATGTTTGTGTGTCTTATAAGCCTAATATCGCTTTTTACGAAGCATATGGTATTGAAGGATGGCAATCACTAGATAAGACCATTAAGTATATCAATAGTAATTATCCAGAGATTTTTACCATTGCAGATGCCAAACGTGGGGATATAGGAAATACCTCTACGCGTTACGCAAAGGCGTTCTTTGAAGATATGGAGTTTGACTCTGTTACAATTGCTCCGTACATGGGGAAAGATTCGGTTGAGCCATTTTTGGCCTTTGAAAATAAGTATACAATACTCTTGGCATTAACATCAAATGTTGGTGCCTTTGATTATCAGACAAAGTTGATAGAGGGTAAGGAGTTGTATAAAATAGTTTTGGAGACTTCCAAAACTTATAAGAACTCTGAAAATTTAATGTACGTAGTAGGCGCAACAAAAGCGGAATATTTAAAAGATATCCGAAAAATTATTCCTAAAAGCTTTTTGCTGGTGCCGGGAGTTGGCGCGCAAGGGGGAAGTCTTAAAGAGGTCTGCGAAAATGGAATGAGCGAAAACGTAGGTCTTCTGGTAAATTCATCACGAGGTATCATATATGCCTCGACCGGTTCGGACTTTGCGGACGCAGCAAGGCACAAGGCGATAGAGCTACAACGTCAAATGGCCGAACTTTTATAG
- the prfA gene encoding peptide chain release factor 1 codes for MIDKLNIVKQRFDEVSDLIIQPDIISDQKRYVGLTKEYSDLKELVAKRDVYVELMDNIQEAEEIIADGSDAEMVEMAKMQLEEAKANLPQLEEEIKLMLIPKDPEDAKDVVVEIRAGTGGDEASIFAGDLFRMYTKYCESKGWKTNVIDLSEGTSGGYKEIQFEVTGKDVYGTLKFEAGVHRVQRVPQTETQGRVHTSASTVMVLPEAEDFDVQIDPKDVRIDFFCSSGPGGQSVNTTYSAVRLTHIPTGLVAQCQDQKSQHKNKDKAFRVLRSRLYDLELAKKQEEDAAKRNSQVSSGDRSAKIRTYNYPQGRVTDHRIGLTLYDLQNIIDGDIQKIIDELSFVENTEKLKEASEIF; via the coding sequence ATGATAGATAAACTTAATATAGTAAAGCAGCGTTTTGATGAGGTTTCTGACCTTATTATTCAGCCGGATATTATTTCGGACCAGAAGCGCTATGTAGGATTAACCAAAGAATATTCAGATTTAAAAGAGCTTGTGGCTAAACGTGATGTTTACGTTGAGCTTATGGATAACATTCAAGAGGCTGAAGAAATTATAGCGGACGGTAGTGATGCCGAGATGGTGGAAATGGCCAAAATGCAGTTGGAAGAGGCTAAAGCGAACCTTCCGCAGCTAGAAGAGGAGATAAAGTTAATGCTTATACCTAAAGACCCTGAAGACGCTAAAGATGTGGTTGTTGAGATCAGGGCCGGAACGGGTGGGGACGAGGCAAGTATATTTGCAGGAGACTTGTTCCGCATGTATACCAAGTATTGTGAAAGCAAAGGTTGGAAAACCAATGTAATCGATTTGAGTGAAGGTACGAGTGGAGGTTATAAAGAAATCCAGTTTGAAGTTACCGGTAAGGATGTATACGGAACGCTAAAATTTGAGGCTGGTGTACACCGTGTGCAACGCGTACCGCAGACAGAAACCCAGGGTAGGGTTCATACTAGTGCCTCAACGGTAATGGTGCTTCCTGAGGCCGAAGATTTTGATGTTCAAATAGACCCGAAAGATGTCCGAATAGATTTTTTCTGTTCTTCGGGACCAGGGGGGCAGTCGGTAAACACTACCTATTCAGCGGTACGTTTAACTCACATTCCTACTGGGTTGGTGGCGCAATGTCAAGATCAAAAATCCCAGCATAAGAATAAGGATAAAGCGTTTAGGGTACTGCGTTCAAGATTGTATGATCTAGAACTTGCAAAAAAGCAAGAAGAAGATGCGGCAAAACGTAATTCTCAGGTAAGTAGTGGAGACCGTTCAGCAAAAATTAGAACGTACAATTATCCGCAAGGTCGTGTTACCGATCACCGTATTGGATTAACGCTTTACGATTTGCAAAATATTATTGATGGTGATATTCAGAAAATCATTGATGAGTTGAGCTTTGTAGAAAACACCGAAAAATTGAAAGAAGCATCCGAAATTTTTTAA
- the purU gene encoding formyltetrahydrofolate deformylase: MKTTILIHCPDQAGIISVTTNFIHQHKGNIVYLDQHVDKETNVFFMRLDSDFENPTFSTDSFKQEFQLELADRYHMQWSMHEAGIKPKMALFVSKYNHCLYDILSRFNSNELEVEIPFIISNHPDLKLIADQFNIPYYHIPVTKDTKAEAESKQLELLKEYNVDFIVLARYMQIVSPKIISNFPNRIINIHHSFLPAFAGAKPYHAAYKRGVKIIGATSHYVTEELDAGPIIEQDVTTVTHAHSIKDFIAKGRDLEKIVLSRAIKLHILRKTMVYNNKTVIFS; encoded by the coding sequence TTGAAAACAACAATTCTTATTCATTGCCCCGATCAAGCGGGAATCATAAGTGTTACCACTAACTTTATACACCAACATAAAGGGAATATCGTTTACCTAGACCAACATGTTGATAAAGAAACCAACGTATTTTTTATGCGATTGGACAGTGATTTTGAAAACCCCACTTTTTCTACCGACAGCTTTAAACAAGAATTTCAACTGGAACTGGCCGATAGATACCACATGCAATGGAGCATGCATGAGGCAGGTATAAAACCCAAAATGGCTTTATTCGTATCTAAATACAATCACTGTCTTTACGATATTTTAAGTCGGTTTAACTCAAATGAACTTGAAGTTGAAATTCCGTTCATTATTAGCAACCACCCCGATCTTAAACTCATTGCCGATCAGTTTAACATTCCGTATTACCACATTCCCGTAACCAAGGATACTAAAGCTGAAGCCGAATCAAAACAACTAGAACTTTTAAAAGAATACAATGTTGATTTTATTGTTTTAGCCAGATATATGCAGATTGTCAGTCCTAAAATAATAAGCAACTTTCCTAATCGCATTATCAACATTCATCACTCATTCTTACCTGCATTTGCTGGTGCCAAACCGTACCACGCAGCGTATAAACGCGGAGTTAAGATTATAGGTGCCACCAGTCATTATGTTACCGAAGAATTAGATGCAGGTCCTATTATAGAGCAAGATGTTACCACTGTAACCCATGCGCACAGTATCAAAGACTTTATTGCTAAAGGTCGTGATCTAGAAAAAATAGTATTGTCAAGAGCTATAAAACTTCATATCCTTAGAAAGACCATGGTTTACAACAATAAGACCGTGATTTTTTCGTAA
- a CDS encoding alpha/beta hydrolase → MKKILLLLAFSAAFMGSAQNITLKKGVVIDSLVVNDTIAETFSLYLPKKFDVSKAWPVVFVFDMNGKGRQALAMYSAAAEEQGYILAASNNISDTLSIAKNIVITSRMLNTVTTMLPIRKNGIYTSGFSAGGRFSTLIPTFIKGVEGVIACGAAVANFEVLTSRNPFHYIGVVGDEDFSYSEMRTVEKVLSRMKFPNQLLVFDGGHEWPKTENLSKALKLLTLAAMAKGYMPRDEAYVNASYNEDFVKVNSLYAANKPLLAEDWLGEMLEIYQPYMSLDSIKASRKSLKKSRLYRTKNRTQNTLALKEGLIKDEFNYYLEEDIITYNYNNLGWWKYQMEELQKYRKSPEILQQKMGKRLEGYLKALVDDNVDLLSGESPVDGEALNFLWMLKTIIEPDNFDSYLKIISYTAKTDDYGTALFYLEELLKKGYTNRGELYALENTALLRITPEFNELVEKYLKEARYTIIEE, encoded by the coding sequence ATGAAAAAAATATTATTGTTACTGGCCTTTAGTGCTGCGTTTATGGGTTCTGCTCAAAACATCACCTTAAAAAAAGGTGTAGTAATTGATTCCCTTGTGGTAAACGATACAATTGCTGAAACCTTCTCGCTATACCTCCCTAAAAAATTTGATGTTTCAAAAGCATGGCCTGTGGTATTCGTTTTTGATATGAACGGTAAGGGTAGGCAGGCATTGGCAATGTATAGTGCTGCCGCGGAGGAACAGGGCTATATCCTTGCGGCTTCAAACAATATTAGTGACACCTTGTCTATTGCTAAAAATATTGTCATTACAAGTAGAATGTTGAATACCGTAACCACTATGCTCCCTATTAGAAAAAATGGTATTTACACTAGTGGATTTTCTGCGGGCGGAAGGTTTTCTACATTGATTCCCACTTTTATAAAGGGTGTAGAGGGGGTGATAGCTTGTGGTGCCGCAGTGGCGAATTTTGAGGTTCTTACCAGTAGGAATCCGTTTCATTATATAGGTGTGGTAGGGGATGAGGATTTTAGTTATTCTGAAATGAGGACGGTGGAAAAGGTACTGAGTAGAATGAAATTCCCTAATCAATTATTGGTATTTGACGGAGGGCATGAGTGGCCAAAAACTGAAAATCTTAGTAAAGCACTTAAGCTTTTGACTTTAGCAGCTATGGCAAAAGGGTATATGCCTCGTGACGAAGCCTATGTAAATGCGAGCTACAATGAGGATTTTGTTAAGGTAAACAGTTTGTATGCCGCAAACAAGCCGTTGTTGGCGGAAGATTGGTTGGGAGAAATGTTAGAGATATATCAGCCGTATATGTCTTTGGATTCAATAAAGGCGAGTAGAAAGTCGTTGAAAAAAAGTCGACTATATAGAACAAAGAATAGAACTCAAAATACCCTTGCTTTAAAAGAAGGTTTAATAAAAGATGAATTCAATTATTATCTGGAGGAAGATATAATTACGTATAACTACAACAATTTAGGATGGTGGAAATACCAGATGGAAGAGCTTCAGAAATACAGAAAAAGCCCAGAAATACTTCAGCAAAAAATGGGTAAACGTTTGGAAGGTTATCTCAAAGCTCTAGTTGATGATAATGTTGACTTGCTTAGTGGGGAAAGTCCTGTTGATGGCGAGGCCCTAAATTTTTTATGGATGCTGAAAACGATTATAGAGCCGGATAATTTTGATAGTTATCTTAAGATAATATCATACACGGCCAAAACGGATGATTACGGAACAGCCCTTTTTTACTTGGAAGAACTTTTGAAAAAGGGGTATACTAACCGCGGTGAGCTTTATGCATTGGAAAATACGGCTTTGTTACGAATTACTCCCGAGTTTAATGAGTTGGTAGAGAAATACCTAAAGGAAGCCAGGTATACCATCATTGAAGAATGA